One window of the Rosa rugosa chromosome 3, drRosRugo1.1, whole genome shotgun sequence genome contains the following:
- the LOC133737716 gene encoding cytochrome P450 71AP13-like, whose product MDLLQFLNIPSLLLAFSFLIVLLTFLFKDSSRKRILKLPPSPPKLPVVGNLHQLGNQPHLSLRSLAQKYGPIIYLQLGEIPTVVVSSARVAKEVLKTHDLALSSRPQIFSAIHLFYNCTDVVFSPYGAYWRHIRKICILELLSAKRVQSFSHAREEEVARLARRVDIVKYTNRVTQCQSSNPDVRITIFFVN is encoded by the coding sequence ATGGATCTTCTTCAATTTCTTAACATACCCTCTTTGCTTTTGGCATTCAGTTTCCTCATAGTGTTGCTTACATTCCTCTTCAAGGATAGTTCAAGAAAAAGAATACTTAAACTCCCACCAAGCCCTCCAAAGCTACCTGTTGTTGGCAACCTTCACCAGCTAGGAAACCAGCCTCACCTATCTCTCCGGTCCTTGGCACAAAAGTATGGTCCAATAATTTACTTACAACTTGGTGAGATCCCAACTGTGGTGGTTTCATCAGCTAGAGTTGCCAAGGAAGTACTGAAAACCCATGATCTTGCACTATCAAGCCGTCCACAAATCTTTTCAGCCATACACCTCTTCTATAATTGCACTGATGTTGTCTTCTCCCCTTATGGTGCTTATTGGAGACACATACGTAAGATTTGCATACTTGAGCTGTTAAGTGCCAAAAGAGTGCAGTCATTTAGCCATGccagagaagaagaagttgcTCGTCTGGCTCGTCGGGTTGACATAGTTAAGTACACTAACCGGGTGACACAATGTCAAAGCTCCAATCCTGATGTCAGGATTACTATTTTCTTTGTCAATTGA
- the LOC133737718 gene encoding uncharacterized protein LOC133737718: MAGEDGDVWVPRVEDGDQVDIPEYTHPDYFTIKVYHGGCIQKECYVGGKFDYYDNVDKDRMSLVEVDNMVRQLNPAYRQQRIDYWYRVGDEHDTLMKLDTDEDVVVMCSSVPAWRLMVLYLDHVELHEVFGDSDDDVFMYEDFFFSQGGKSGVVIEELPDSPRKKSGVVIKELPDEPRPHSSKGVVIREVENRVPTQASQAGGLDPKDKGKQMLIEYHSSGKKPSKGDQQASSGWGQSSIGQGSSGIGSTSGVQGSGVVLGISGIDGEDFGLHDIDVLDYLQTFGGGEADVEIEDVGFAQGGSEEADSSEDEDYDPQFDDEDYDHYGTEDEDWLEEVGMEAASKGNTSRVGSKGEQSTVEEDLGHFSDDEDMFREDGSDDEQLQYAINSDGELEDVGIEFNPLTDMKKPKFCLGMKFADVKVLRDALREMAIQGGWEYVYIKNDKTRLRVVCREDNCPFFLFASKMQHESTLQMKEYVPTHNCTRKFNNSMVRMRYLTAKFKDQIALNQEITPDSLAKTMSSSIRARVSRSQAYRAKRAAMLEVEGSIREQYARLRDYGMELQRVDPATTIDIKCDFNNREKLPIFKRMYICLGALKEGFKAGCRAVIGLDGAHLKSCFGGQLLTAVGTDANNTSWVVAYAMVELETKDSWTWFLELLVKDLSIENEGAGWIFISDKQKGLKPAFEDVVPSAEIRFCARHLWTNFTKLFPGKVMKDQMWKVAKSTTLPYFIKEMEEMKSLDVDAYNWLTAPERPPKHWSRAYFRPGNNCDVLINNMCESFNGLIVHARGKPPITMFEEIRMKLMRRVPRRKDKMAAYEGTICPKARKVIEKNKIKAAEDCISTFNGADQAEVENIEGSKNVVDLAARTCSCRRWDLTGIPCKHAISAIFGKREDVDAYVADCYLKSTYMSIYSNVIMPVNSMDMWSRSEEPSILPPQYSRQPGRPKTKRIKDASEKVQDGVGKLGRVQRSLKCSNCNQVGHNLKTCQRHLPPKERKTSTVSRKRKANNEAGQGSPNQSKRGKKGPMTANELREKVKERAEYQRFLQNLCNSQMAAKSCVIGRFLQNLEEMGDDEARVNLDNLLVTWHASS; this comes from the exons ATGGCTGGAGAAGACGGTGATGTTTGGGTTCCGAGAGTTGAAGACGGCGATCAAGTGGACATCCCTGAATATA CTCACCCCGATTATTTCACCATAAAAGTGTACCATGGAGGCTGCATACAGAAGGAGTGTTATGTTGGAGGGAAGTTTGACTACTACGATAATGTAGATAAAGATCGGATGTCATTGGTGGAGGTAGATAACATGGTGAGGCAACTTAACCCGGCTTATAGACAGCAAAGAATCGACTATTGGTATAGGGTAGGCGATGAGCATGATACACTTATGAAGCTGGATACAGATGAGGATGTGGTTGTCATGTGCAGTTCAGTACCGGCATGGAGGCTTATGGTACTGTACTTGGACCATGTGGAGCTTCATGAAGTGTTCGGGGATTCAGATGACGATGTATTCATGTACGAAGATTTCTTCTTCAGTCAAGGTGGTAAGAGTGGTGTTGTTATAGAAGAGCTTCCTGACTCGCCAAGAAAGAAGAGTGGTGTTGTTATAAAAGAGCTACCGGATGAGCCCAGACCACATTCAAGCAAAGGAGTTGTGATTAGAGAGGTTGAAAACCGTGTACCAACTCAAGCAAGCCAAGCTGGAGgtttggatccaaaagataaggGAAAACAGATGCTTATAGAGTACCATTCCAGTGGGAAAAAACCTTCAAAAGGTGACCAGCAAGCATCAAGTGGTTGGGGCCAGTCAAGTATAGGACAAGGGAGTAGTGGTATTGGTTCAACAAGTGGTGTGCAAGGGTCAGGTGTGGTGCTAGGGATAAGTGGTATAGATGGTGAGGATTTTGGTCTACATGATATAGATGTGTTGGACTATCTTCAAACCTTTGGTGGTGGTGAGGCTGATGTAGAGATTGAGGATGTTGGATTTGCACAAGGGGGCAGTGAGGAGGCAGATTCAAGTGAGGATGAGGATTATGATCCTCAATTTGATGATGAGGATTATGACCACTATGGAACTGAGGATGAAGATTGGTTGGAAGAAGTAGGGATGGAGGCAGCTTCAAAAGGCAATACTTCAAGGGTGGGATCAAAGGGTGAACAGTCAACAGTGGAAGAGGATTTAGGGCACTTTTCTGATGATGAGGATATGTTTAGGGAGGATGGTTCAGATGATGAACAGCTGCAATATGCCATTAATTCTGATGGAGAGTTAGAGGATGTGGGGATTGAATTCAACCCTCTAACTGATATGAAAAAACCAAAGTTTTGCTTGGGAATGAAGTTTGCAGATGTAAAGGTATTGAGGGATGCCTTAAGAGAGATGGCAATTCAGGGAGGATGGGAATATGTCTATATCAAGAATGATAAGACCAGGTTAAGGGTGGTGTGCAGGGAGGATAACTgcccattttttttgtttgcctCAAAAATGCAACATGAAAGCACTCTTCAGATGAAGGAGTATGTACCAACTCACAACTGTACAAGAAAGTTCAACAATAGCATGGTTCGGATGAGATACCTAACTGCAAAGTTCAAGGACCAGATTGCTCTTAACCAAGAGATAACACCAG ATTCTCTAGCTAAGACCATGTCATCTTCCATTAGAGCTAGAGTTTCAAGGTCCCAGGCTTATAGAGCTAAAAGAGCTGCCATGTTGGAGGTTGAGGGATCCATTAGAGAGCAGTATGCTAGGCTGAGGGATTATGGGATGGAGCTGCAGAGGGTTGATCCAGCAACAACAATAGACATAAAATGTGACTTCAACAACCGGGAGAAGCTCCCCATATTCAAAAGAATGTACATTTGCCTGGGAGCTTTAAAGGAGGGGTTCAAGGCTGGATGTAGAGCAGTTATTGGACTTGATGGAGCACATCTTAAGAGTTGCTTCGGGGGTCAGCTTCTAACCGCTGTCGGAACAGATGCCAACAACACTTCTTGGGTTGTGGCATATGCAATGGTGGAGCTGGAAACCAAGGATAGCTGGACTTGGTTTCTTGAATTGTTGGTGAAGGACCTGAGTATTGAGAATGAAGGTGCAGGCTGGATTTTTATTAGTGATAAACAGAAGGGGTTGAAACCTGCATTTGAGGATGTTGTCCCATCTGCAGAAATCAGATTTTGTGCAAGACATTTATGGACAAACTTCACCAAGCTGTTTCCTGGAAAGGTTATGAAGGATCAAATGTGGAAAGTAGCAAAGTCAACAACTTTGCCTTACTTTATAAAGGAAATGGAGGAGATGAAGTCCCTTGATGTTGATGCTTATAATTGGTTGACAG CACCCGAGAGGCCACCCAAACATTGGTCCAGAGCTTACTTCAGACCAGGCAACAATTGTGACGTCCTCATTAACAACATGTGTGAGAGCTTTAATGGCCTTATTGTACATGCAAGGGGTAAGCCACCTATCACAATGTTTGAAGAGATACGGATGAAGTTAATGAGGAGGGTTCCAAGGAGGAAAGACAAGATGGCAGCTTATGAAGGAACTATCTGTCCAAAGGCCAGAAAGGTTATAGAGAAGAATAAGATCAAGGCTGCTGAAGACTGCATTTCAACATTCAATGGTGCGGACCAAGCAGAAGTGGAGAACATTGAGGGTTCCAAGAATGTTGTTGACCTTGCTGCAAGGACATGCAGTTGCAGGAGGTGGGATTTGACTGGAATCCCATGTAAGCATGCAATTTCTGCCATCTTTGGAAAGAGGGAGGATGTAGATGCATATGTGGCCGATTGCTACCTCAAGAGTACATATATGAGTATCTACTCCAACGTGATAATGCCTGTTAATAGCATGGATATGTGGTCAAGAAGTGAAGAACCAAGCATTTTACCTCCTCAATATTCAAGGCAACCGGGTAGGCCAAAGACTAAGAGAATCAAGGATGCTTCTGAAAAGGTTCAAGATGGTGTTGGGAAACTTGGAAGGGTGCAAAGGTCACTCAAGTGTAGCAACTGCAACCAAGTAGGACATAATCTCAAAACTTGTCAAAGGCATTTGCCTCCGAAGGAGAGGAAGACTTCTACTGTTTCTAGGAAGAGGAAGGCAAATAATGAAGCTGGTCAAGGTTCTCCAAATCAG TCCAAGAGAGGTAAAAAGGGTCCTATGACTGCCAATGAGTTGAGGGAGAAAGTGAAGGAAAGAGCTGAGTATCAAAG ATTTCTGCAAAATTTGTGCAATTCGCAGATGGCTGCAAAATCATGTGTAATTGGCAGATTTCTGCAAAATTTGGAGGAG ATGGGGGATGATGAAGCAAGGGTCAATTTGGACAATTTACTAGTGACATGGCATGCCAGCAGCTGA